One Pagrus major chromosome 11, Pma_NU_1.0 genomic region harbors:
- the ccdc124 gene encoding coiled-coil domain-containing protein 124 gives MPKKFQGENSKAATARARKADAKAVADARKKQQEEDALWQETDKHVLKKEQRKDDKEKKRLELLERKKENQRLLDEESARIKGRAQKEAGPGGKVTRAQIEELLQNEQLKQEDEEIKPREKSHMEIPLEENVNRIIPDEGTMEARTIEDAIAMLSTGPEDLDHHPERRMKAAFATFEEANMPRLKKENPNMRLSQLKQLLKKEWMKSPENPLNQRFASYNAK, from the exons ATGCCAAAGAAGTTCCAGGGCGAGAACTCCAAGGCGGCCACGGCCAGAGCCCGCAAGGCTGACGCCAAGGCAGTGGCAGACGCCCGCAAGAAGCAGCAGGAAGAGGATGCTCTGTGGCAGGAGACTGATAAACATGTACTCAAGAAAGAGCAGAGAAAG GACgacaaggagaagaagaggctCGAGCTcctggagaggaagaaggaaaaccAGCGACTTCTGGATGAGGAATCTGCCAGGATAAAAGGCAGAGCCCAGAAGGAGGCTGGACCTGGAGGAAAAGTGACTCGTGCCCAGATTGAGGAGCTGCTTCAGAATGAGCAGCTGaagcaggaggatgaggaaatAAAGCCGCGAG AAAAGAGCCACATGGAGATTCCCCTGGAGGAGAATGTGAACAGAATCATCCCTGATGAAGGAACCATGGAAGCCAGAACAATAGAAGACGCCATCGCTATGCTCAG CACTGGACCTGAGGACTTGGACCATCACCCAGAGCGGAGGATGAAAGCAGCGTTTGCTACCTTTGAGGAGGCCAACATGCCTCGCCTAAAAAAGGAGAACCCCAACATGAGGTTGTCTCAGCTGAAGCAACTGCTAAAGAAAGAGTGGATGAAGTCGCCAGAGAACCCCCTGAACCAACGCTTTGCCAGCTACAACGCAAAATGA
- the cluap1 gene encoding clusterin-associated protein 1 homolog → MSFRDLRNFTEMMRALGYPRLISMENFRTPNFTLVAEILIWLVKRYEPQMDIPTDVDTESDRIFFIKAVAQFMATKAHIKLNTKRLYQADGYAVKEMLKITSVLYSAMKTKQMALGDRSEEDNSKFKFDLGSRISDLKAARLLASEVTSKGASLYDLLGKEVDLREMRTAAIARPLEINETEKALRAAIKEVLESVEKTKDMLGNVVSDETSLDNKIEKKKQELERNRKRLQTLQSVRPAFMDEYEKIEEDLQKQYDTFVEKFRNLCFLESQLDEYHRLEQERFEEAENTLRMMQHKLREEERDLMRSSLKDEDSDMDVPEDEGSDSDMEEIRPSKPRPTRNGIMSERGARFIGNMQGGDSDETEDSEIDVDEDDEEDEEGEEEESKDLEDDSLEGPVSRGARPSRGGMRPPLLEESDNDF, encoded by the exons atgtccttcagagACTTAAGAA ATTTCACGGAGATGATGAGGGCGTTGGGCTATCCTCGGTTGATATCTATGGAGAACTTCAGAACACCAAACTTCACTTTAGTGGCAGAAATCCTCATATGGCTTGTAAAGAG ATATGAGCCTCAGATGGATATCCCCACTGATGTTGATACAGAGTCAGACAGAATATTTTTCATCAAGGCCGTGGCCCAGTTTATG GCAACGAAAGCTCACATCAAGCTGAACACCAAGCGTCTCTACCAGGCCGATGGCTACGCAGTGAAAGAAATGCTGAAGATCACCTCAGTGCTTTACAGCGCTATGAAAACCAAGCAGATGGCCCTGGGAGATCGAAGTGAGGAGGACAACAGCAAGTTTAAGTTTGACCTCGGATCACGG ATCTCAGATCTTAAAGCAGCTCGGCTGCTGGCATCTGAGGTCACATCTAAAGGAGCATCTCTGTATGATTTACTTGGAAAAGAGGTGGACCTAAGG GAAATGAGAACTGCAGCCATCGCCAGACCTCTGGAGATCAACGAGACTGAAAAAGCCCTGAGAGCTGCCATCAAGGAGGTTTTG GAAAGTGTGGAGAAGACCAAAGACATGCTGGGTAACGTTGTGTCTGATGAAACCAGTCTGGACAATAAgatagagaagaagaaacaggagctggagaggaatCGAAAGAGGCTCCAGACACTGCAGAGTGTCAG GCCGGCCTTCATGGATGAATATGAGAAGATTGAGGAAGATCTGCAGAAGCAGTATGACACATTTGTGGAGAAGTTCAGGAACCTCTGCTTTCTAGAGTCTCAGCTGGATGAGTACCATAGACTGGAGCAGGAGAGATTTGAG GAGGCTGAAAACACACTGAGGATGATGCAGCACaagctgagggaggaggagagggatcTGATGAGGAGTTCCT TGAAAGATGAGGATTCTGACATGGACGTTCCAGAGGACGAAGGATCAGACAGTGACATGGAAGAGATTCGACCTTCGAAGCCACGGCCCACACGAAATGGCATAATGTCAG AAAGAGGAGCGCGGTTTATCGGGAACATGCAGGGTGGTGATAGTGATGAG ACTGAAGACAGCGAGATCGATGTGGACGAGGATGAcgaggaagatgaagaaggagaggaagaggagagcaaGGATTTGGAGGATGACAGTCTAGAGGGCCCAGTGTCCAGGGGTGCTCGCCCTTCCAGGGGGGGCATGAGACCGCCTCTGCTGGAGGAGAGCGACAATGATTTCTGA
- the kcnn1b gene encoding small conductance calcium-activated potassium channel protein 1b translates to MRLILVKPTNATRRLDSTGEVFHDGDHEHCTSGHPSRLTKSPEGVHDRFSGSSVEASSSPQETSLCCVSSSPHERSNGISPPRVSGQMSPLKTRNLTLSQLSDQDWLLLCGQVSSVGGDSPSAERAGASVGHPNHSDRCGCSCPDAHQHSDSSSFHPLSKQDTVQDCLSRVSNKRSLSSSPHTHLFSQSTQAPTTCQALPQQTNQRDLLKPATNHLQENYMLQCSDQEGRKEPSQPCDHSKLKDGGQATLFNIPLNSIGRADTNQKHLPQPAIPADLNWRELFGKEPLLVQQCQKHDSNCSMSDDQTCKSSEDPSIVLKCRHLPYKPLTSAPRVKRSSTPASNKSVQSFSISQYSSLDNQDLVEERARQRQCQTNSQHLSGSKPTPLPPDTFETGDVNGDALRSLSGHGTARSSLADVHSGQQPLQLLHSAILEDAFSKVIREDSSKANSEHLTREEGTVPQKKSKDISYRLGQRKALFGKRKQLSDYALVCGMFGIIVMVIETELSRGYYSKESIYSYVLKGLISLSTAVLLGLIVLYHAREIQLFMVDNGADDWRIAMTLERILFVVLELFICAIHPIPGQYVFTWTARLAFSYTASVADADVDIILSVPMFMRLYLIGRVMLLHSKLFTDASSRSIGALNKISFDTRFVMKTLMTICPGTVLLVFSVSCWIIAAWTVRVCERYHDAQEVTSTFLGAMWLISITFLSIGYGDMVPHTYCGKGVCLLTGIMGAGCTALVVAVVARKSELTRAEKHVHNFMMDTQIYKKIKNTAANVLRETWLIYKNTKLVKKVDRARVRHHQRKFLQAIHQLRAVKLEQRKLTDQANTVADVAKTQNMMYDLVSELQHRSEELDRRIVALEDKLDSILLSVQSLPVVLSQAITKLQKDFLDDLACRVHFLSSSLSSECCSVPARQLCPGPTTPETPYSS, encoded by the exons ATGAGGTTGATTTTAGTTAAACCCACCAATGCAACGCGTCGCCTTGACTCAACGGGTGAAGTCTTCCACGATGGGGACCACGAGCATTGCACCTCAGGACATCCGTCACGTCTGACAAAATCTCCTGAGGGGGTACACGACCGAttctctggttcctctgtggaAGCATCGTCTTCCCCGCAGGAGACGAGTCTGTGCTGTGTTTCGTCTTCGCCCCACGAAAGGTCAAATGGAATCAGTCCGCCAAGAGTTTCAGGCCAGATGTCGCCACTGAAAACCCGAAACCTAACTTTGTCACAGCTGAGTGACCAGGACTGGCTGCTGCTTTGCGGCCAGGTTAGCAGTGTAGGAGGTGATTCGCCCTCAGCAGAGAGGGCAGGGGCCAGTGTGGGACATCCAAACCATAGTGACAGATGTGGCTGTTCCTGTCCTGATGCACACCAACATTCAGACTCTTCGAGTTTTCATCCACTCTCCAAACAGGACACAGTCCAAGACTGCCTCTCCAGAGTTTCAAACAAGAGAAGCCTTTCATCTTCACCACACACCCATCTTTTCTCCCAAAGCACCCAAGCTCCAACAACCTGCCAGGCTTTaccacaacaaacaaaccaaagggATCTTCTGAAACCTGCGACAAACCATCTGCAGGAAAATTACATGCTCCAGTGCAGTGACCAAGAAGGTCGGAAGGAGCCATCGCAGCCTTGCGATCATTCTAAACTTAAAGACGGCGGCCAAGCAACTTTATTCAACATCCCTCTGAACTCCATCGGGCGTGCTGACACAAATCAGAAACATCTTCCTCAGCCTGCTATCCCAGCAGACCTCAACTGGAGAGAGCTTTTTGGTAAAGAGCCACTGCTGGTTCAGCAATGTCAAAAGCATGACTCCAACTGCTCGATGAGCGACGATCAAACCTGCAAGTCATCTGAAGATCCCTCCATTGTCCTCAAGTGCCGCCACCTCCCTTACAAACCTTTAACCAGCGCTCCGAGGGTGAAGAGGTCGTCTACTCCGGCCAGTAACAAAAGCGTCCAGTCCTTCTCCATCAGCCAGTATAGCTCTTTGGACAACCAGGATTTAGTGGAGGAGAGAGCTAGACAGCGACAATGTCAG ACAAACTCTCAGCACCTCAGTGGATCCAAACCCACTCCTCTACCTCCTGACACCTTTGAAACCGGTGACGTTAACGGGGACGCACTGCGATCTCTGAGCGGCCACGGCACTGCCAGGTCCAGTCTCGCAGATGTCCACTCAGGCCAGCAGCCTCTTCAGCTTCTTCACAGCGCCATCCTGGAGGACGCCTTCTCCAAAGTGATCAGAGAAGATTCCAGCAAGGCCAACAGTGAGCACCTGACCAGGGAGGAAGGCACcgtaccacagaagaagagcaagGACATCAGCTACCGGCTGGGTCAGAGGAAAGCTCTCTTTGGGAAGCGGAAACAGTTGAGCGACTACGCGTTGGTCTGTGGGATGTTTGGCATCATCGTGATGGTGATCGAGACGGAGCTGTCGAGGGGATATTACAGCAAG GAATCCATATATTCATATGTACTCAAAGGCCTGATCAGCCTCTCTACTGCTGTTCTTCTTGGACTCATTGTGTTGTACCATGCAAGGGAGATTCAG ctcttcatGGTGGACAACGGAGCAGACGATTGGAGGATAGCTATGACCCTTGAGCGGATCCTCTTTGTCGTGTTGGAGCTCTTCATCTGTGCCATCCATCCGATCCCAGGCCAGTACGTCTTCACGTGGACTGCTCGACTGGCCTTCAGCTACACGGCATCAGTAGCGGACGCTGATGTTGACATCATCCTCTCTGTGCCCATGTTCATGCGCCTCTACCTGATTGGCCGGGTCATGCTGCTCCACAGCAAGCTGTTCACGGACGCTTCCTCCCGCAGCATCGGGGCACTCAACAAGATCAGCTTTGACACCCGTTTTGTGATGAAGACTCTAATGACCATCTGCCCTGGCACGGTCCTGCTGGTCTTCAGTGTGTCCTGTTGGATCATCGCAGCGTGGACAGTGCGCGTTTGTGAGAG GTATCATGATGCACAGGAGGTGACCAGTACCTTTCTTGGAGCAATGTGGCTGATCTCCATCACCTTTCTGTCCATCGGCTACGGCGACATGGTCCCTCACACCTACTGTGGCAAGGGGGTGTGCCTGCTTACAGGAATCATG GGAGCGGGCTGTACAGCCTTAGTTGTCGCCGTTGTTGCGAGGAAGTCAGAACTCACCAGAGCTGAGAAGCACGTCCATAACTTCATGATGGATACTCAGATCTACAAGAAG ATTAAAAACACTGCGGCCAATGTGTTGAGGGAGACGTGGCTCATCTACAAAAACACCAAGCTGGTCAAGAAGGTTGATCGTGCCAGGGTACGCCATCATCAGCGTAAATTCCTGCAAGCCATTCACCA ACTGCGAGCAGTCAAACTGGAGCAAAGAAAACTGACTGATCAGGCCAATACAGTTGCTGACGTTGCCAAG ACTCAGAACATGATGTATGACCTGGTGTCGGAGCTGCAGCATCGCAGCGAGGAGCTGGACAGGAGGATCGTCGCTCTGGAAGACAAACTGGACTCCATCCTTCTCAGTGTGCAGTCGCTGCCCGTTGTGCTCTCTCAGGCAATAACAAAGCTACAAAAGGATTTCCTGGACGACTTGGCCTGTCGAGtccatttcctgtcatcctCCCTGAGCTCTGAATGCTGTTCAGTCCCTGCCAGGCAGCTCTGTCCAGGACCCACCACACCAGAGACACCATACAGCTCCTAG